The proteins below come from a single Microbacterium sp. SLBN-154 genomic window:
- a CDS encoding DUF4177 domain-containing protein: MTTWEYLTTPLLIHNTAAILNNWGKQGWELVQIVQGPEGGLVAYFKRPTGGGAPNAALGAAEQAARQFGDEQ, translated from the coding sequence ATGACGACGTGGGAGTACCTCACCACTCCGCTGCTGATCCACAACACCGCCGCCATCCTCAACAACTGGGGGAAGCAGGGCTGGGAACTCGTGCAGATCGTCCAGGGGCCTGAAGGCGGGCTCGTCGCCTACTTCAAGCGTCCCACCGGCGGCGGCGCCCCCAACGCGGCGCTCGGCGCGGCCGAGCAGGCGGCGCGCCAGTTCGGAGACGAGCAGTGA
- a CDS encoding RidA family protein has protein sequence MSVSERLAELGIELPSVVPPVAAYIPAKVHGDLVYTAGQLPMVSGALPETGKVGEGEGLVAPDAAAGYARQCALNAVAAAAAAAGGVDRLAGVLKVTGFVASVPEFTGQPGVINGASTVLGEIFGDEGRHARSAVGVPVLPLDAPVEVEVVFTLS, from the coding sequence GTGAGCGTTTCGGAGCGCCTGGCCGAGCTCGGCATCGAGCTCCCCTCGGTCGTCCCGCCGGTGGCCGCCTACATTCCCGCCAAGGTGCACGGCGACCTGGTGTACACCGCGGGCCAGCTGCCGATGGTCTCGGGCGCGCTTCCCGAGACCGGCAAGGTCGGCGAGGGCGAGGGTCTGGTGGCCCCGGATGCCGCGGCGGGCTACGCCCGCCAGTGCGCGCTCAACGCCGTCGCGGCGGCCGCAGCCGCCGCCGGGGGCGTCGACCGACTGGCCGGTGTGCTGAAGGTCACCGGATTCGTCGCCTCGGTGCCCGAGTTCACCGGTCAGCCCGGGGTCATCAACGGTGCGAGCACCGTGCTCGGCGAGATCTTCGGCGATGAAGGCCGTCACGCCCGCTCCGCGGTCGGCGTGCCGGTTCTGCCGCTGGACGCACCCGTCGAGGTCGAGGTGGTCTTCACCCTGTCCTGA